The proteins below are encoded in one region of Corvus hawaiiensis isolate bCorHaw1 chromosome 3, bCorHaw1.pri.cur, whole genome shotgun sequence:
- the FAM110C gene encoding protein FAM110C has protein sequence MPAELSRAVGMHAISDLHSSLPLRLLNKGPEYLRKQLEAGKPGRKSAVERLAADKAKYVKSQQVISTRQDPVIALSSASESSSETCSVESKAASRDLGRGTGAKPLELGKAVNSCRAPLQHGAPIARRSTKRQMRPDSLVIYRQKCELGRGQSQDSSRGNLVRRIFHGSIKEKQLASPELPRVMEDIAASESSEPLSAKDGDHEPSHHGAVQTVPVSTEGAGISTKEHERPSKLSTPPAEVKEVKRRGLHRSQSDISSRYSKSFAEFETFFKYCGLEQEVIEDLGRENFSVVSDNVSFKIRSISVATSESEFTRHSGDEGLLEDELTEQVPSSTSVIERNARIIKWLYTCKKAKETNKVIQELA, from the coding sequence ATGCCAGCTGAACTCTCCCGGGCCGTGGGAATGCACGCCATCTCCGACCTccactcctccctccccctgcgGCTCCTCAACAAGGGGCCCGAGTACCTCCGCAAGCAGCTGGAGGCCGGCAAGCCGGGCAGGAAAAGTGCCGTGGAGAGACTGGCCGCCGATAAGGCCAAGTACGTAAAGAGCCAGCAGGTCATCAGCACCAGGCAGGATCCCGTCATCGCGCTCAGCTCAGCCTCGGAGAGCAGCAGCGAGACCTGTTCCGTGGAGAGCAAAGCAGCGAGCAGGGACCTGGGCAGAGGGACGGGCGCGAagcccctggagctgggcaAGGCGGTGAACTCCTGCCGAGCCCCCCTGCAGCACGGTGCCCCCATCGCCAGGCGCAGCACCAAGAGGCAGATGCGGCCGGATTCCCTAGTGATCTACCGTCAGAAATGTGAGCTTGGGAGAGGTCAAAGCCAGGACAGCTCACGGGGGAACTTGGTGAGGAGGATATTCCACGGGTCCATAAAGGAGAAGCAGTTGGCGTCCCCTGAGTTGCCCAGAGTCATGGAGGACATCGCAGCCAGCGAGAGCAGCGAGCCTCTCTCAGCAAAGGATGGTGACCATGAGCCAAGCCACCATGGAGCGGTGCAGACTGTCCCTGTGAGCACTGAAGGGGCAGGGATATCTACAAAGGAGCATGAGAGACCCTCAAAACTGAGTACACCTCCTGCAGAGGTCAAGGAGGTGAAGAGGAGAGGTCTCCATCGCTCCCAGTCGGACATCAGCTCTCGCTACTCCAAGTCTTTTGCTGagtttgaaacatttttcaagtactgtggcctggagcaggaggtCATTGAGGATCTTGGGAGAGAGAACTTCTCCGTGGTGTCTGACAATGTCTCCTTCAAGATCCGCAGCATCAGCGTGGCAACATCCGAGAGTGAGTTCACGAGGCACAGCGGGGatgaggggctgctggaggacGAGCTCACAGAGCAGgtccccagcagcacctccGTGATTGAGCGCAACGCTCGGATAATCAAATGGTTGTACACGTGTAAGAAAGCCAAGGAGACTAACAAGGTGATCCAGGAACTGGCATGA